A window of Aythya fuligula isolate bAytFul2 chromosome 22, bAytFul2.pri, whole genome shotgun sequence contains these coding sequences:
- the CCDC153 gene encoding LOW QUALITY PROTEIN: coiled-coil domain-containing protein 153 (The sequence of the model RefSeq protein was modified relative to this genomic sequence to represent the inferred CDS: substituted 1 base at 1 genomic stop codon): MPPKGKGKGKRVKQQKRRSAGESRAEATSRKAAEEADSLGEHPGEVWRSQGQAWEARADSEGGRRRLWELEQALEQEREDKRAMHQEMSRRHQELQRRAAVHSQRLEAEVKSLREXLASRLQESQRSHEAASKALAERDRTIAQLQGTMRAMESEYEQILHDSLDLVLAKLAEARQHWEEQGTAVELQHKQRLQEFGLNPLEM, encoded by the exons ATGCCTCCAAAGggcaaagggaaggggaaaagagtgaagcagcagaaaaggaGAAGTGCAGGGG AGAGCCGAGCTGAAGCCACGTCCAGGAAAGCGGCAGAAGAGGCTGACAGCCTGGGAGAGCACCCGGGTGAGGTTTGGAGGAGCCAGGGGCAAGcttggga GGCGAGGGCGGACAGCGAGGGGGGACGGCGgaggctgtgggagctggagcaggcGCTGGAGCAGGAACGGGAGGACAAAAGAGCCATGCACCAAG AAATGAGCCGGCGGCACCAGGAGTTGCAGAGGCGGGCGGCAGTCCACAGCCAGCGCCTGGAGGCGGAGGTGAAGAGCCTGCGGGAGTAGCTCG CCAGCAGGCTCCAGGAGAGCCAGCGGAGCCACGAGGCTGCCAGCAAGGCGCTGGCAGAGCGGGACAGGACCATCgcccagctgcagggcacgATGCGCGCCATGGAGAGCGAGTACGAGCAGATCCTCCAC GACAGCCTGGACCTGGTGCTGGCCAAGCTGGCCGAGGCCAGGCAGCactgggaggagcagggcacGGCCGTCGAGCTGCAGCACAAGCAGCGCCTGCAGGAGTTTGGCCTCAACCCCCTGGAGATGTAG